From a region of the Daphnia pulicaria isolate SC F1-1A chromosome 1, SC_F0-13Bv2, whole genome shotgun sequence genome:
- the LOC124341684 gene encoding protein arginine methyltransferase NDUFAF7 homolog, mitochondrial-like encodes MQSFSRQIYQRLKVGLQVFRRYSGNNTSAETINKGNSSNKLLKQIEARILATGPITVADYMKEVLTNPSAGYYMSKDVFGEKGDFITSPEISQMFGELIAIWLINEWTKCGKPTPFQIVELGPGRGTLMSDVLRVFSKFKMAESDFSVSLVEVSPYLSQIQEKCLCKTQNEKISELPIDSQHYKESKSLYESPVRWYNHISDLPRTFTLFLAHEFFDALPIHKLVKVDQGWREVLIDLNREDSTLRYVLSRERTPASLYCRENEVRKDLEISPQSSVMIQVMASRIHQDGGIGLVIDYGHEGDKTDTFRGFKNHKLHDPLVEPGTADLTADVDFSALKWAATHPRSVEDWKANLTFGTVDQKDFLTRMGINMRLQKLLASCRNEKLANDLKSAHRMLTDPMEMGSKFKFLALYPAVMEKILLKYPPPGFS; translated from the exons ATGCAGTCGTTTTCTAGGCAGATTTATCAGAGACTAAAAGTCGGTTTGCAAGTCTTTCGTAGATATTCCGGCAATAACACGTCAGCAGAAACAATTAATAAAGGAAACAGCAGTAATAAACTACTCAAACAGATAGAAGCTAGAATTTTAGCTACAGGTCCCATAACAGTAGCTGACTACATGAAAGAAGTACTAACCAATCCATCTGCTGGTTACTACATGAGCAAGGATGTGTTTGGAGAAAAAGGGGATTTCATAACATCACCAGAAATTTCACAAATGTTTGGAGAG cTGATTGCCATCTGGCTTATAAATGAATGGACCAAATGTGGAAAACcaacaccttttcaaatagtaGAACTGGGTCCTGGAAGAGGAACACTGATGTCTGATGTCCTACGggtgttttcaaaatttaagatGGCAGAATCTGATTTCTCTGTTAGCTTAGTAGAAGTTAGTCCATACTTGAGCCAAATTCAAGAGAAATGCCTCTGTAAaactcaaaatgaaaaaatcagtGAATTGCCTATAGATTCTCAACATTACAAGGAATCTAAATCATTGTACGAATCACCTGTGCGGTGGTACAACCACATATCGGATCTCCCACGCACCTTCACTCTTTTTCTAGCTCACGAGTTCTTTGACGCACTACCAATTCACAAGTTAGTTAAGGTCGATCAGGGCTGGAGAGAAGTTTTGATTGACCTTAATCGAGAAGACTCCACCTTGCGATACGTTCTTTCCCGCGAACGCACTCCCGCTTCtctctattgtcgg GAAAATGAAGTCAGAAAAGATCTTGAAATTAGCCCACAGAGTTCAGTCATGATTCAAGTAATGGCTTCTAGAATTCATCAAGATGGAG GTATTGGATTGGTGATCGATTATGGCCACGAAGGGGATAAAACTGATACTtttaga GGCTTTAAGAATCATAAACTCCACGACCCACTagtcgaacctggaacagCAGACTTGACGGCCGATGTTGATTTCTCTGCATTAAAGTGGGCAGCTACTCACCCCAGATCTGTTGAAGACTGGAAAGCAAATTTAACATTTGGCACAGTAGACCAGAAAGACTTTCTAACGAGAATGGGGATCAATATGAGGCTTCAGAAACTCCTTGCGTCTTGCCGAAACGAAAAACTGGCTAATGACTTGAAATCAGCACATCGGATGTTAACGGATCCTATGGAGATGGGCAGCAAATTCAAGTTCCTTGCTCTCTACCCAGCAGTGatggaaaaaattcttttgaaatatCCTCCTCCAGGATTTAGTTAG
- the LOC124341856 gene encoding leucine-rich repeat-containing protein 58-like produces MANFVDYSYSSSDSGESDYSGKSQCLDFSYAMINSESLSHNLEAIICESGSHLKRADYYESMILQHNRLNTLPDSVAFFVNIKLLNLSGNNLTFIPDSILMLKNLTSLIAKNNRLEDDGIPKNLGICKTLREVNFSGNCLTRFPEQLLELDGLKFLYVGGNQISVIPNTIGRLQRLKVLYLGGNCLTEIPAEVGQLARLQALVLSENQLENLPSTIVQLKKLRTLLLHKNQLTTLPPQIVALKELMELSLRDNPLVVRFVRDLTYNPPTLLELAGRVIKSNCVPYNTWEIPQHLAAYLGSAHQCVNPKCQGVYFDSRVEHVKFVDFCGKYRIPLLQYLCSPNCTKNPVSVECCPLDSDSDSGRLKKVLLG; encoded by the exons ATGGCGAACTTTGTGGACTATTCTTACTCGTCCTCGGACAGTGGTGAATCTGATTATTCGGGCAAATCTCAGTGTTTAGACTTCTCTTATGCCATGATCAACAGTGAGTCATTGTCTCATAATTTGGAAGCAATCATTTGTGAGAGTGGATCTCACTTGAAAAGGGCAGACTACTATGAATCCATGATTTTGCAACACAACAG GCTGAACACCCTCCCAGATTCTGTGGCCTTTTTCGTCAACATTAAACTGTTGAATTTATCTGGGAACAACCTTACATTCATTCCAGATTCAATTCTAATGTTGAAAAATCTTACATCTCTTATTGCTAAAAATAATCGTTTAGAAGATGATGGCATTCCCAAAAACCTTGGTATCTGTAAAACCCTTAGAGAAGTCAACTTTAGTGGGAATTGCTTAACTCGGTTTCCTGAACAGCTTCTTGAATTAGATGGTCTGAAATTTCTTTATGTGGGGGGAAACCAAATTTCTGTGATTCCCAACACAATAGGACGTCTTCAAAG GTTGAAGGTCTTGTATTTGGGTGGAAACTGTTTAACAGAGATCCCAGCAGAAGTGGGTCAACTGGCAAGGTTGCAGGCCTTGGTTTTATCTGAAAATCAACTAGAGAACCTCCCCTCAACAATTGTTCAGCTGAAGAAGCTTCGTACCTTGTTGTTGCACAAAAATCAGTTGACCACTTTGCCACCTCAGATTGTGGCTCTGAAAGAACTTATGGAG ttGAGTCTGAGGGATAACCCATTGGTCGTTCGTTTCGTTCGTGACCTGACTTATAACCCACCTACGTTACTGGAGCTAGCAGGGAGAGTTATCAAATCCAATTGTGTTCCCTATAATACTTGGGAGATTCCACAGCATTTAGCTGCGTATCTCGgaagtgcacaccaatgcgtCAATCCGAAATGTCAAG GAGTCTATTTTGACAGTCGAGTTGAACATGTCAAATTTGTCGATTTTTGTGGCAAGTACCGAATTCCGCTGCTTCAGTATCTGTGTTCACCCAACTGCACCAAAAATCCCGTCTCCGTTGAATGTTGTCCACTTGATTCCGATTCTGACAGCGGACGATTGAAGAAAGTTTTACTgggttaa
- the LOC124341105 gene encoding beta-galactosidase-1-like protein 2 codes for MIKFSGFFVCLLPLLALAQNDVTWYDYYTAGGRTSGLIPASKDGFLLNGKPFHIISGAVHYFRIHPTQWRDRLRKLRAVGANTVETYMPWNLHEPRRGDYDFSEGQNDLSAFLNVTAFVEMAQEEDLFVILRPGPYICSEWDFGGLPSWLLRDPEMKVRTSYPGYLQVADDYLTQVFSRVVNLQFQKGDGPIIAFQVENEYGAFGVGDEPRDTEYLIHLRDKMIALGATEMFFTSDTPTNNGDLGAVPGELQTANFQNNADAQFDALDILQPDKPYMVTEFWSGWFDQWGKGYHDGSSLEDFSYTLERIFTRNSSVNFYMFIGGTSFGFMNGANQFAEFPFYAADVSSYDYDGPLTEAGDYTDKYYAAKDLIAQFNRVPNIYMPALPAESVKTAYPEIQTTQHLTLEDLLLQLPSNLVIQSDNVLAMEDLPINNDNGQSYGYILYRNSAPLTGGSHTIQTIGHVRDLAVLMLDQQRLTSDWKNDAQLNDFGFWPLPNQTFDFNADKGDATYVVDLLVENMARNNFGPPSYFYQKRGLPEGPVLLDNEEVVGWTMFPLEFTSAWVRSLKNWNNSPAPPSTANSPTLTKATLSISGDPTDTFITTVGWGDGNRGVVFVNGFNIGRYSGIGPTKTLYIPAPLLNRGDNTILVWSLFEPVTTITFSDQLDLGVPLHP; via the exons ATGATCAAATTCTCTGGATTTTtt GTATGCCTTCTACCGTTACTGGCACTAGCCCAGAACGATGTTACGTGGTACGATTACTACACGGCAGGCGGTCGAACATCAGGACTCATTCCAGCCAGTAAAGAtggatttttattgaatggAAAACCATTTCACATCATCAGCGGAGCAGTTCATTATTTTCGCATCCATCCGACGCAATGGCGCGATCGCCTGAGAAAACTTCGAGCCGTTGGAGCCAACACAGTCGAAAC ATACATGCCTTGGAATCTGCACGAACCTCGTCGAGGAGATTATGATTTTAGTGAAGGGCAAAACGATCTCTCTGCCTTTCTAAATGTGACTGCTTTCGTTGAAATGGCTCAGGAGGAAGATCTATTCGTCATCTTGCGACCAGGCCCGTACATTTGTAGTGAATGGGATTTCGGTGGGTTGCCAAG TTGGCTGTTGCGCGATCCCGAAATGAAAGTCCGCACCTCCTACCCCGGATACCTCCAAGTAGCAGATGACTACTTGACACAAGTTTTTTCGAGAGTGGTCAATTTGCAATTCCAAAAAGGAGATGGGCCTATTATCGCCTTTCAA GTAGAGAACGAATACGGAGCTTTTGGTGTGGGTGACGAGCCGCGTGACACGGAGTATCTGATCCATTTAAGAGATAAAATGATTGCGCTAGGAGCTACAGAAATGTTTTTCACTTCCGACACACCTACTAATAACGGAGATTTAGGTGCCGTTCCCGGAGAACTTCAAACGGCTAACTTCCAAAATAATGCTGATGCTCAATTTGACGCACTCGATATATTGCAACCTGATAAACCATACATGGTTACCGAATTCTGGAGCGGATGG tTCGATCAATGGGGAAAAGGATATCACGACGGGTCGTCTTTAGAAG ATTTTTCCTACACTCTGGAACGCATCTTCACCAGGAATAGTTCAGTTAATTTCTACATGTTTATCGGCGGAACTAGTTTCGGGTTTATGAATGGCGCCAATCAGTTTGCGGAATTTCCATTTTACGCAGCGGACGTCAGCAGTTACG atTACGATGGGCCACTGACCGAAGCAGGCGATTACACTGACAAATATTATGCTGCGAAAGATCTTATTGCTCAGTTCAACAGAGTTCCTAACATCTATATGCCAGCTTTGCCGGCCGAAAGTGTCAAAACAGCATACCCTGAAATCCAAACGACGCAACACCTAACGCTAgaagatcttcttcttcaactg CCAAGCAACTTGGTGATCCAGTCGGATAACGTGTTGGCCATGGAAGATCTTCCAATCAATAACGATAACGGTCAGAGCTACGGATACATTTTGTATCGAAATTCAGCACCTTTGACAGGTGGCAGTCACACCATTCAGACCATCGGACACGTTAGAGATTTGGCTGTTTTAATGTTGGATCAACAACGTTTGACTTCTGATTGGAAAAACGACGCACAATTGAATGATTTCGGTTTCTGGCCCCTTCc GAAtcaaacatttgattttaatgctGACAAAGGTGATGCGACCTACGTGGTAGATTTGCTAGTAGAAAATATGGCAAG GAATAATTTTGGACCACCGAGTTACTTCTATCAGAAACGCGGATTACCGGAGGGACCTGTTTTATTGGACAACGAAGAAGTCGTCGGATGGACTATGTTCCCACTAGAATTTACATCGGCTTGGGTTCGAAg TTTGAAAAACTGGAACAACTCTCCAGCTCCGCCATCAACTGCCAACAGCCCCACACTAACTAAAGCTACTCTGAGCATTTCCGGTGATCCTACCGACACATTCATCACAACGGTCGGATGGGGCGATGGTAATCGAGGGGTCGTTTTTGTCAATGGATTCAACATCGGTCGTTATTCGGGTATCGGTCCAACGAAAACTCTTTACATTCCCGCGCCGTTGCTCAATCGTGGAGACAACACC ATTCTGGTATGGTCTCTATTCGAGCCCGTGACGACGATCACCTTCTCCGACCAGCTAGATTTAG GTGTGCCGCTCCATCCGTAA
- the LOC124341095 gene encoding beta-galactosidase-1-like protein 2, with amino-acid sequence MIKFSGFFVCLLPLLALAQNDVTWYDYYTAGGRTSGLIPASKDGFLLNGKPFHIISGAVHYFRIHPTQWRDRLRKLRAVGANTVETYMPWNLHEPRRGDYDFSEGQNDLSAFLNVTAFVEMAQEEDLFVILRPGPYICSEWDFGGLPSWLLRDPEMKVRTSYPGYLQVADDYLTQVFSRVVNLQFQKGDGPIIAFQVENEYGAFGVGDEPRDTEYLIHLRDKMIELGATEMFFTSDTPTKNGDLGAVPGELQTANFQNNADPEFDALDILQPDKPYMVAEFWSGWFDHWGQGYHGGSSLEEFSYTLERIFTRNSSVNFYMFIGGTSFGFMNGANQLPVFPFYAADISSYDYDAPLTEAGDYTDKYYAAKDLIAQFNRVPNIYMPALPVESVKTAYPEIQTTEHLTLEDLLLQLPSNLVIQSDNVLAMEDLPINNDNGQSYGYILYRNSATLTGGSHTIQTIGHVRDLAVLMLDQQRLTSDWKNDAQLNDFGFWPLPNRTFDFNADKGDATYVVDLLVENMARNNFGPPSYFYQKRGLPEGPVLLDNEEVVGWTMFPLEFTSVWVRSLKNWNNSPAPPSTANSPTLTKATLSISGDPTDTFITTVGWGDGNRGVVFVNGFNIGRYSGIGPTKTLYIPAPLLNRGDNTILVWSLFEPVTTITFSDQLDLGLPIQP; translated from the exons ATGATCAAATTCTCTGGATTTTtt GTATGCCTTCTACCGTTACTGGCACTGGCCCAGAACGATGTTACGTGGTACGATTACTACACGGCAGGCGGTCGAACATCAGGACTCATTCCAGCCAGTAAAGAtggatttttattgaatggAAAACCATTTCACATCATCAGCGGAGCAGTTCATTATTTTCGCATCCATCCGACGCAATGGCGCGATCGCCTGAGAAAACTTCGAGCCGTTGGAGCCAACACAGTCGAAAC ATACATGCCTTGGAATCTGCACGAACCTCGTCGAGGAGATTATGATTTTAGTGAAGGGCAAAACGATCTCTCTGCCTTTCTAAATGTGACTGCTTTCGTTGAAATGGCTCAGGAGGAAGATCTATTCGTCATCTTGCGACCAGGCCCGTACATTTGTAGTGAATGGGATTTCGGTGGGTTGCCAAG TTGGCTGTTGCGCGATCCCGAAATGAAAGTCCGCACCTCCTACCCCGGATACCTCCAAGTAGCAGATGACTACTTGACACAAGTTTTTTCGAGAGTGGTCAATTTGCAATTCCAAAAAGGAGATGGGCCTATTATCGCCTTTCAA GTAGAGAACGAATACGGAGCTTTTGGTGTGGGTGACGAGCCGCGTGACACGGAGTATCTTATCCATTTAAGAGATAAAATGATTGAGCTAGGAGCTACCGAAATGTTTTTCACTTCCGACACACCTACTAAGAACGGAGATTTAGGTGCCGTTCCCGGAGAACTTCAAACAGCTAACTTCCAAAATAATGCTGATCCTGAATTTGACGCACTCGACATATTGCAACCCGATAAACCATACATGGTTGCCGAATTCTGGAGCGGATGG TTCGATCACTGGGGACAAGGCTATCATGGAGGGTCATCTTTAGAAG AATTTTCCTACACTCTGGAACGCATCTTCACCAGGAATAGTTCAGTTAATTTCTACATGTTTATCGGCGGAACTAGTTTCGGGTTTATGAACGGCGCCAATCAGCTTCCGGTATTTCCATTTTACGCAGCGGATATAAGTAGTTACG ATTATGATGCACCACTGACCGAAGCAGGCGATTACACTGACAAATATTATGCTGCGAAAGATCTTATTGCTCAGTTCAACAGAGTTCCTAACATCTACATGCCAGCTTTGCCAGTCGAAAGTGTCAAAACAGCTTACCCTGAAATCCAAACGACGGAGCACCTGACGCTAgaagatcttcttcttcaactg CCAAGCAACTTGGTGATCCAGTCGGATAACGTGTTGGCCATGGAAGATCTTCCAATCAATAACGATAACGGTCAGAGCTACGGATACATTTTGTATCGAAATTCAGCGACTTTGACAGGTGGCAGTCACACCATTCAGACCATCGGACACGTTAGAGATTTGGCTGTTTTAATGTTGGATCAACAACGTTTGACTTCTGATTGGAAAAACGACGCACAATTGAATGATTTCGGCTTTTGGCCCCTACC GAATcgaacatttgattttaatgctGACAAAGGTGATGCGACCTACGTGGTAGATTTGCTAGTAGAAAATATGGCAAG GAATAATTTTGGACCACCGAGTTATTTCTATCAGAAACGCGGATTACCGGAGGGACCTGTTTTATTGGACAACGAAGAAGTCGTCGGATGGACTATGTTCCCACTAGAATTTACATCGGTTTGGGTTCGAAg TTTGAAAAACTGGAACAACTCTCCAGCTCCGCCATCAACTGCCAACAGCCCCACACTAACTAAAGCTACTCTGAGCATTTCCGGTGATCCTACCGACACATTCATCACAACGGTCGGATGGGGCGATGGTAATCGAGGGGTCGTTTTTGTCAATGGATTCAACATCGGTCGTTATTCGGGTATCGGTCCAACGAAAACTCTTTACATTCCCGCGCCGTTGCTCAATCGTGGAGACAACACC ATTCTGGTATGGTCTCTATTCGAGCCCGTGACGACGATCACCTTCTCCGACCAGCTAGATTTAG GTCTGCCCATCCAGCCGTAA
- the LOC124341659 gene encoding glycogen synthase kinase-3 beta-like: MSGRPRTTSFADKTSLNPSFGKDGSKVTTVVATPGQGPDRAQEVAYTDAKVIGNGSFGVVYQAKLCETGELVAIKKVLQDKRFKNRELQIMRRLEHCNIVKLKYFFYSSGEKKDEVFLNLVLEFIPETVYKVARHYSKSKQTIPISFIKLYMYQLFRSLAYIHSLGICHRDIKPQNLLLDPESGVLKLCDFGSAKHLVQGEPNVSYICSRYYRAPELIFGATDYTTNIDVWSAGCVLAELLLGQPIFPGDSGVDQLVEIIKVLGTPTREQIREMNPNYTEFKFPQIKAHPWQKVFRARTPLEAIDLVSRLLEYTPSARISPLEACAHTFFEELRDPHTRLPNGRELPVLFNFTEHELKIQPALNAVLIPPHMRGASGLMGVMNATSPSQDSSATGSPNSAGGAEGSSAAGASGAAGGHIHSPPDVCSSTGETLGAVGTA; the protein is encoded by the exons atgagcgGACGGCCGCGCACCACCTCATTTGCTGACAAGACATCTTTAAATCCTTCATTTG GTAAAGATGGGAGCAAGGTCACCACAGTGGTGGCAACCCCTGGACAGGGACCTGATAGAGCTCAAGAAGTGGCTTACACAGATGCTAAAGTAATAGGAAATGGCAGTTTTGGTGTTGTCTACCAAGCCAAACTATGTGAGACCGGTGAACTTGTGGCCATCAAAAAAGTTCTTCAAGATAAGCGGTTCAAA AATCGCGAGCTGCAGATTATGCGGCGCCTGGAACACTGCAACATCGTCAAGTTGAAATACTTTTTCTATTCCAGCGGAGAAAAG AAAGATGAGGTGTTTCTCAATTTGGTTTTGGAGTTTATACCCGAGACCGTTTACAAAGTAGCACGTCACTATAGCAAATCCAAACAGACTATTCCTATAAGTTTTATCAAACTATACATGTATCAACTCTTTCGGAGTCTGGCTTACATTCATTCGTTGGGAATCTGTCACCGGGACATCAAGCCACAGAATCTGTTGCTCGATCCCGAGTCTGGTGTACTGAAGCTCTGCGATTTCGGAAGTGCTAAGCATTTGGTCCAGGGTGAGCCCAATGTCTCTTACATTTGCTCACGTTATTATCGGGCACCCGAACTCATTTTCGGAGCCACCGACTACACCACGAATAtag ATGTTTGGAGCGCTGGGTGCGTTTTGGCTGAGTTGCTTTTGGGCCAGCCAATCTTCCCGGGCGACTCTGGGGTCGACCAGTTGGTGGAGATTATCAAAGTCTTGGGCACACCCACCCGAGAACAGATCCGTGAAATGAATCCAAACTACACCGAGTTCAAGTTTCCTCAGATCAAAGCACACCCATGGCagaag GTCTTCCGTGCTCGGACGCCATTGGAAGCGATCGATTTAGTCTCGCGTCTCTTGGAATACACCCCCTCGGCGCGCATCTCGCCTTTAGAGGCGTGCGCTCACACCTTTTTCGAAGAACTTAGGGATCCTCATACGAGGTTACCCAACGGGCGAGAATTGCCCGTCCTCTTCAACTTTACTGAACATG AACTGAAGATTCAACCGGCCCTGAACGCAGTGCTAATTCCGCCCCACATGCGAGGCGCTAGCGGCCTGATGGGCGTCATGAACGCCACATCTCCCTCTCAAGATTCTTCAGCCACTGGGTCTCCTAATTCGGCTGGTGGAGCGGAAGGATCTTCTGCAGCAGGAGCTTCGGGGGCCGCAGGGGGTCACATTCATTCACCTCCTGATGTCTGCTCTTCGACCGGTGAGACTCTTGGAGCCGTCGGAACTGCATAG
- the LOC124341785 gene encoding alpha-(1,3)-fucosyltransferase C-like, which produces MSNNLFNTVSQKRIALFATLLCILILTFFVFNTPIFHSHDLSEYETIKKNCSGKQLVLFWTKFFETDDFYVGLGNKPFKQCTVFACCSTNNRNFLDVSDAIIFHIRDLDLNDMPTRRSVRQRWIFYLQESPLHTPNILYDLSNVFNWTMTFRMDSDIYTPYPVVETTTGSALELQIWNTTFNRNKLKHNVRRKKKLAAWFVSNCFTTSGREKYVLELQKYIEVDVYGTCGNLTCSHSDHIECYKMLERDYKFYLAFENSICKDYVTEKFYNALLFNVVPVVYGGANYHALAPKNSYIDVRDFSSVHHLVKYLKFLARNDSAYLRYFDWRKTPPGLSLLPRTNQGWCTLCSMLNNDSLPSHSYSNIHSWWFEKGQCEKDRTSIQKLAI; this is translated from the exons ATGTCGAAT aaTCTATTTAACACAGTGAGCCAAAAAAGGATAGCTTTATTCGCAACTTTGTTGTGTATATTGATCTTgacatttttcgtttttaacaCACCCATATTCCATTCCCATGATTTAAGCGAATATGAAACAATTAAG AAAAATTGTTCAGGAAAACAACTTGTGCTTTTCTGGACTAAGTTTTTTGAAACAGATGATTTCTATGTTGGATTAGGAAATAAGCCCTTTAAACAGTGCACAGTGTTTGCCTGTTGTTCAACAAATAACCGAAATTTCCTTGATGTAAGTGATGCCATAATTTTCCATATAAG AGACTTGGACTTGAATGATATGCCTACTCGTCGTTCCGTTCGCCAACGATGGATTTTTTATCTTCAGGAATCTCCCTTACACACTCCAAATATTTTGTATGATCTCAGTAATGTTTTCAATTGGACAATGACTTTTAG AATGGATTCTGATATCTACACACCCTATCCTGTTGTAGAAACAACTACAGGGTCTGCTCTTGAATTACAAATATGGAACACAACATTTAATCGCAATAAACTAAAGCACAATGTACGTCGGAAGAAAAAGTTGGCAGCCTGGTTTGTTTCAAACTGCTTTACGACAAGCGGGCGTGAAAAATATGTTTTAGAACTTCAAAAATACATCGAAGTAGACGTATACGGAACTTGTGGAAATTTAACATGTTCACATTCAGATCACATTGAATGCT ATAAGATGTTGGAACGAGATTACAAATTCTACCTTGCTTTCGAAAACTCAATATGTAAAGACTATGTAACAG AAAAATTTTACAACGCCCTCCTATTCAATGTCGTACCAGTTGTTTATGGTGGCGCAAATTATCATGCCTTGGCGCCCAAGAACTCTTACATTGATGTTCGTGATTTCTCATCGG TTCACCATCTTGTTAAATACCTCAAATTTCTGGCCCGTAACGATAGTGCATACTTGCGCTATTTTGATTGGCGTAAAACGCCTCCTGGTCTTTCCTTGTTACCGCGCACTAATCAAGGCTGGTGCACACTGTGTAGCATGCTGAATAATGATTCATTACCTTCGCATTCCTATTCAAATATTCATTCCTGGTGGTTCGAAAAAGGCCAGTGTGAAAAAGATCGTACAAGTATACAGAAGCTAGCTATTTAA
- the LOC124341768 gene encoding 28S ribosomal protein S9, mitochondrial-like: MAALREVLNFNSKCFRGVRSYFCSSPAFQYSSLSPNNASSNVQKLDFEESDTKRMSKAMKSYMERAKIHDNFIKEQLHQYNIGKRHLANMMGKDPEFFTQHDVNEAIRYLFPSGLYDPRARPMMKHPDEIYPKRKAAEFDMNGRPFHSLFYTSKPNYYNLLHDLAVKFKQLDNHEDKMIYRGIQDQQASELFLFGTDWVSKESLESVLLESLTDSQYSNLIKTMERFAQHRYAVREKNFIMQFRHQLAAQTEIQKIPELTRDESNRPFTTFSARRKRSNAFVKVIGEGTGLISINGEDILYFKRKQDKEQIIFPLEFCNMLGKVDVVATCEGVGMSGRVGSIRLAIAMCLRCFVDAETIERMRLAGLLSYDPRERERKKPGQPGAREKFTWKKR, translated from the exons ATGGCTGCTCTAAGGgaagttttgaatttcaactcCAAGTGTTTTCGGGGG GTtagatcttatttttgttcttctccCGCTTTTCAATATTCATCTCTTAGTCCCAACAATGCAAGTTCAAATGTTCAGAAATTGGATTTTGAGGAGAGCGATACGAAGCGGATGAGCAAAGCAATGAAATCATACATGGAGCGTGCAAAAATTCATg ATAATTTCATCAAGGAGCAATTACACCAGTATAATATTGGGAAACGACATTTGGCAAacatgatgggaaaagacccTGAATTCTTCACTCAGCATGATGTTAAT GAGGCTATCAGGTATTTGTTTCCATCTGGGCTGTATGACCCACGAGCAAGACCAATGATGAAACATCCTGATGAAATTTACCCCAAACGGAAAGCAGCAGAATTTGATATGAATGGCAGACCTTTTCACAGCTTATTCTACACATCAAAACCAAATTATTACAACCTTCTGCAT GATTTAGCAGTCAAATTTAAGCAGCTTGATAACCATGAAGATAAAATGATATATAGAGGAATTCAAGATCAGCAGGCTAGTGAATT GTTTCTGTTTGGAACTGACTGGGTATCAAAGGAAAGTCTTGAGAGTGTTCTTCTTGAGAGTTTAACTGATTCACAG TATTCTAACTTGATTAAAACGATGGAACGCTTCGCTCAACACCGGTATGCCGTTAGGGAAAAAAACTTCATTATGCAGTTTCGACATCAACTAGCTGCGCaaactgaaattcaaaaaatccctgAG TTGACGCGTGATGAATCAAATCGTCCGTTTACTACGTTCAGTGCTCGGCGGAAGAGATCTAACGCTTTTGTGAAGGTAATTGGCGAGGGTACCGGACTTATAAGTATTAACGGAGAAGACATTCTTTACTTTAAACGAAAGCAAGATAAAGAGCAG ataaTTTTCCCGCTAGAATTCTGCAATATGTTAGGGAAAGTGGATGTCGTGGCCACTTGCGAAGGCGTTGGAATGTCGGGAAGAGTGGGCTCCATCCGACTTGCAATAGCCATGTGTCTGAGGTGTTTCGTGGACGCAGAAACTATAGAACGCATGCGTTTAG CTGGATTACTTTCATATGATCCACGCGAACGTGAAAGGAAAAAGCCTGGACAACCTGGTGCCCGTGAAAAATTCACTTGGAAAAAACGATAG